Proteins encoded within one genomic window of Brachybacterium muris:
- the pheS gene encoding phenylalanine--tRNA ligase subunit alpha — protein sequence MSETPPAPEAPVIDEATIGSAVDAALAAVAAASSTAELKQVRIDHTGDSSVLATANRAIKDLPKDQKAGAGKLVGQGKGRVQQAIAARQQELAAAEEEAALAAETVDVTLPVDRRPRGAAHPLTTLTDRINDVFVGMGWEVAEGPEIEAEWFNFDALNFDVDHPARQMQDTFYVAGPDGGEGSGQILRTHTSPVQARSLLERGVPLYIVCPGEVFRTDELDATHTPVFHQVEGLAIDKDLTMAHLVGTLDTLARELFGGEPITRLRPSYFPFTEPSAEMDFRCFSCDARHGLDHDPAPDCRVCGGTGWIEMGGCGMVNPAVLRACGVDPEEYQGFAFGLGIERILMLRNGVADMRDMVEGDVRFSQHYGTEI from the coding sequence GTGTCCGAAACACCCCCCGCCCCCGAGGCGCCCGTGATCGACGAGGCCACCATCGGATCCGCCGTCGACGCCGCGCTCGCCGCCGTCGCGGCTGCCTCCAGCACCGCCGAGCTGAAGCAGGTGCGCATCGACCACACCGGGGACTCCTCGGTGCTGGCCACCGCGAACCGCGCCATCAAGGACCTCCCGAAGGACCAGAAGGCCGGCGCAGGCAAGCTGGTCGGTCAGGGCAAGGGACGCGTGCAGCAGGCCATCGCCGCCCGCCAGCAGGAGCTCGCCGCCGCCGAGGAGGAGGCCGCGCTCGCCGCCGAGACGGTCGACGTGACCCTCCCGGTGGACCGCCGGCCCCGCGGCGCGGCGCACCCGCTGACCACTCTGACCGACCGGATCAACGACGTCTTCGTGGGCATGGGCTGGGAGGTCGCCGAAGGCCCCGAGATCGAGGCGGAGTGGTTCAACTTCGATGCCCTGAACTTCGACGTGGACCACCCGGCCCGTCAGATGCAGGACACCTTCTACGTGGCAGGCCCTGATGGTGGCGAGGGCAGCGGGCAGATCCTGCGCACCCACACCTCGCCGGTGCAGGCACGCTCCCTGCTGGAGCGCGGTGTGCCGCTGTACATCGTGTGCCCGGGCGAGGTGTTCCGCACCGATGAGCTCGACGCCACCCACACCCCGGTGTTCCACCAGGTGGAGGGCCTCGCGATCGACAAGGACCTCACCATGGCCCACCTGGTGGGCACCCTGGACACCCTGGCCCGTGAGCTGTTCGGCGGGGAGCCGATCACCCGCCTGCGCCCCAGCTACTTCCCCTTCACCGAGCCCAGCGCGGAGATGGACTTCCGCTGCTTCTCCTGCGATGCCCGCCACGGCCTGGACCACGACCCCGCCCCGGACTGCCGGGTGTGTGGCGGCACCGGCTGGATCGAGATGGGCGGCTGCGGCATGGTCAACCCCGCCGTGCTGCGCGCCTGCGGCGTGGACCCCGAGGAGTACCAGGGCTTCGCCTTCGGCCTGGGCATCGAGCGCATCCTGATGCTTCGCAACGGCGTGGCCGACATGCGCGACATGGTGGAGGGCGACGTCCGCTTCTCCCAGCACTACGGAACGGAGATCTGA
- a CDS encoding WXG100 family type VII secretion target, which translates to MVLYGADTEQLRQLAENYRSCAQRMLETSGRLTATITSVTWEGPDAEGFRQQWGALEAQLRSHGETITERGADLERHAEEQDHASSSASDRVRDLIDNVRDGFGDVLGGLRDFFGDALDSLARSADAGEAIGLNDTAALMSPTQITPDDFDKERGADSSTNEVVLTLPDGTKIAVSMEGDGTQTFSMNDPVKLEQKGKIAGLEVKHEVEIGNEFEVTVNPDGTLTYTFTGSSSQTYGASEKNKYVDGEISTSTTSESVYSVTVPPGTSFTDAIAINPFNPASIPPDGSVTVGTGVEQSTNLGVTGKYRGLEVGLGIEETVGSEWNSVISRDGDGNLSMLTGPTNMVRNDGTVSVGVEGAAFELGTSRTKEHGVLEYVEFSGDDAGNKAYNDVLWSDGYPKDTTADGVLDRYTQTHTSTSSESSIGFKIDEVLDVSRSHNTFADEVIHRSYPDGREEWAQQILPHGEGSGNSVYVHGGTGRETEYQMTLGDRPAGDDSGYGDEYWGGAHQGGDLVMSFTQDELNLMRENYAGYKGNPDHFRNETDYLTALTASASGSDSGFVLNQFITHYNYRALEGTMWDHENPVHPEIRVPGRMN; encoded by the coding sequence ATGGTTCTGTACGGGGCGGACACCGAGCAGCTGCGGCAGCTCGCGGAGAACTACCGCAGCTGCGCACAGCGGATGCTCGAGACGAGCGGGCGGCTGACGGCCACCATCACGTCCGTGACATGGGAAGGACCGGATGCCGAGGGCTTCCGTCAGCAGTGGGGTGCGCTCGAGGCGCAGCTTCGATCGCACGGTGAGACGATCACCGAGCGGGGCGCCGATCTCGAACGTCACGCGGAGGAGCAGGACCACGCCTCCTCTTCGGCATCGGACCGCGTCAGGGACCTGATCGACAACGTCCGTGACGGCTTCGGAGACGTGCTCGGCGGGCTCCGGGACTTCTTCGGGGATGCCCTCGACTCCTTGGCCAGGAGCGCGGACGCCGGGGAGGCTATCGGCTTGAACGACACGGCAGCCCTGATGTCCCCGACGCAGATCACCCCCGACGACTTCGACAAGGAGCGCGGAGCGGACAGCAGCACGAACGAAGTCGTCCTCACTCTCCCTGACGGAACCAAGATCGCTGTCAGCATGGAAGGGGACGGTACCCAGACGTTCTCCATGAACGATCCCGTGAAGCTCGAGCAGAAGGGGAAGATCGCTGGCCTCGAGGTCAAGCACGAGGTCGAGATCGGCAACGAGTTCGAGGTGACGGTGAACCCCGACGGGACACTCACCTACACCTTCACCGGCAGCTCGTCCCAGACGTACGGAGCGTCCGAGAAGAACAAGTATGTCGATGGGGAGATCAGTACGTCGACGACCTCGGAATCGGTCTACAGCGTGACGGTGCCACCGGGGACCAGTTTCACCGACGCGATCGCGATCAATCCGTTCAACCCCGCCTCCATCCCCCCGGACGGGTCAGTGACCGTCGGCACCGGTGTCGAGCAGTCCACGAACCTCGGGGTGACCGGGAAGTACCGCGGGCTCGAAGTGGGACTGGGGATCGAGGAGACAGTCGGCAGCGAATGGAACAGTGTGATCTCCCGTGATGGCGACGGGAACCTCTCCATGCTCACCGGTCCCACCAACATGGTGCGCAACGATGGGACGGTCAGTGTCGGGGTCGAAGGGGCCGCATTCGAACTGGGCACGTCCCGGACCAAGGAGCACGGCGTGCTGGAGTACGTCGAGTTCTCGGGCGACGACGCAGGGAACAAGGCCTACAACGATGTGCTGTGGTCCGACGGCTACCCGAAGGACACGACTGCGGACGGGGTCCTGGACCGTTACACGCAGACCCACACCTCCACGTCCTCGGAGTCCAGCATCGGTTTCAAGATCGACGAGGTACTGGATGTGAGTCGGAGCCACAACACCTTCGCGGACGAGGTGATCCACCGCAGTTACCCGGACGGCAGGGAGGAATGGGCCCAGCAGATCCTGCCGCACGGCGAGGGCTCCGGGAACTCGGTGTACGTCCACGGCGGCACGGGCCGCGAGACGGAGTACCAGATGACACTGGGAGACCGGCCCGCCGGGGACGACAGCGGGTACGGGGACGAGTACTGGGGAGGCGCGCACCAGGGAGGCGACCTGGTCATGTCATTCACCCAGGACGAGTTGAACCTCATGCGGGAGAACTACGCCGGGTACAAGGGCAACCCCGACCACTTCAGGAACGAGACCGACTACCTCACCGCCCTCACCGCGTCGGCCTCAGGGAGCGATTCAGGGTTCGTGCTGAACCAGTTCATCACGCACTACAACTACCGGGCCCTCGAGGGGACCATGTGGGACCACGAGAATCCCGTTCATCCCGAGATCCGGGTCCCTGGACGGATGAACTGA
- a CDS encoding S-(hydroxymethyl)mycothiol dehydrogenase: MSWTVKGVVARSEKQPAELVDIVIPDPGPTDVVVDIEACGVCHTDLAYRDGGINDEFPFLLGHEAAGRVAEVGEAVTHVEVGDYVVLNWRAVCGQCRACRKGLPQYCFDTHNASKPMTLEDGTELTAALGIGAFAEKTLVHEGQCTKVNEDAPAEVAGLLGCGVMAGIGAAVNTGQIQRGESVAVIGLGGVGCAAIAGAKLAGATTIIGLDVDDKKLAAAEELGATHTINTKGLDPQQTAEKVQELTGGYGADVVIDAVGIPATYETAFYARDLAGRVVLVGVPRPDVEITLPLLDVFGRGGALKSSWYGDCLPERDFPYLTDLFLQGRLPLDRFVTGRTTLDGVDDALDSLHDGKTLRTVVVIDR; the protein is encoded by the coding sequence GTGTCCTGGACCGTGAAGGGCGTCGTCGCCCGATCTGAGAAGCAGCCGGCGGAGCTGGTGGACATCGTGATCCCCGACCCCGGCCCCACCGACGTGGTGGTCGACATCGAGGCCTGCGGGGTGTGCCACACGGACCTCGCCTACCGTGACGGCGGCATCAACGACGAGTTCCCCTTCCTGCTCGGACATGAGGCCGCCGGCCGCGTCGCCGAGGTCGGCGAGGCCGTCACCCACGTCGAGGTGGGCGACTACGTGGTGCTGAACTGGCGGGCCGTGTGCGGCCAGTGCCGGGCCTGCCGCAAGGGCCTCCCCCAGTACTGCTTCGACACCCACAACGCATCGAAACCCATGACCTTGGAGGACGGCACCGAGCTCACCGCAGCCCTCGGCATCGGTGCCTTCGCTGAGAAGACCCTGGTCCATGAGGGCCAGTGCACCAAGGTGAACGAGGACGCCCCCGCCGAGGTGGCCGGGCTGTTGGGCTGCGGCGTGATGGCCGGCATCGGTGCGGCGGTCAACACCGGCCAGATCCAGCGCGGCGAGTCCGTCGCTGTGATCGGCCTGGGCGGTGTGGGCTGCGCTGCGATCGCCGGCGCGAAGCTGGCCGGGGCCACCACCATCATCGGGCTCGACGTGGACGACAAGAAGCTCGCTGCGGCCGAGGAGCTGGGCGCCACCCACACGATCAACACCAAGGGCCTGGATCCCCAGCAGACCGCCGAGAAGGTGCAGGAGCTCACCGGGGGCTACGGGGCCGACGTGGTGATCGACGCCGTGGGCATCCCCGCCACCTACGAGACCGCCTTCTACGCCCGCGACCTCGCCGGCCGCGTGGTCCTGGTGGGCGTACCCCGCCCGGACGTCGAGATCACGCTGCCGCTGCTGGACGTGTTCGGCCGCGGCGGAGCACTGAAGTCCTCCTGGTACGGCGACTGCCTGCCCGAGCGGGACTTCCCCTACCTCACCGACCTGTTCCTGCAGGGCCGGCTGCCCCTGGACCGGTTCGTCACCGGCCGCACCACGCTCGACGGAGTGGATGATGCCTTGGACTCCCTGCACGACGGCAAGACCCTGCGCACCGTGGTGGTGATCGACCGATGA
- a CDS encoding MBL fold metallo-hydrolase, with protein MSIRLDHAVTHGTFTLDGETHDVDNNVWVLGDEKQCVVFDAPHDVETVEKLVGDRECVGILLTHAHDDHVRMAPELAMALEAPLLLNPADREVWQLTHGDLPWDDDVADGDMFSVGEADIEAIHTPGHSPGSTCYYVEALGALFSGDTLFQGGPGATGRSFSSRETIEESIRERLFVLPEDTVVHTGHGDDTTIGAEKENATGDWL; from the coding sequence ATGAGCATCCGACTCGATCACGCCGTCACCCACGGCACCTTCACCCTGGACGGCGAGACCCACGACGTGGACAACAACGTGTGGGTGCTCGGCGACGAGAAGCAGTGCGTGGTGTTCGACGCCCCGCATGACGTGGAGACCGTGGAGAAGCTGGTGGGCGACCGCGAGTGCGTGGGCATCCTGCTCACCCACGCGCACGACGACCACGTGCGCATGGCGCCCGAGCTCGCCATGGCGTTGGAGGCCCCGCTGCTGCTGAATCCTGCGGACCGCGAGGTGTGGCAGCTGACCCACGGCGACCTGCCCTGGGACGACGACGTGGCCGACGGCGACATGTTCAGCGTGGGTGAGGCAGACATCGAGGCGATCCATACGCCGGGCCACTCCCCCGGCTCCACCTGCTACTACGTGGAGGCTCTCGGCGCCCTGTTCAGCGGCGACACCCTGTTCCAGGGCGGGCCGGGGGCCACCGGCCGCTCCTTCTCCTCGCGCGAGACGATCGAGGAGTCGATCCGGGAGCGGCTGTTCGTGCTCCCGGAGGACACCGTGGTGCACACCGGCCACGGGGACGACACCACCATCGGGGCCGAGAAGGAGAACGCCACCGGCGACTGGCTCTGA
- a CDS encoding cytochrome c oxidase assembly protein produces MSTRRPALITVPALLVLSITAALLGLLATGALAPQALVPASPLVTWGLPIVRALHHLGLLLAVGGGGTAVLLLPGPGRREVTSLAGPRGRTVRIAAAGAALWAAASLALVPLGGLEATGAGSELDPWTVALSTDLGRLQLTIAVIAAISALFSAIARSTVLAAWGLAFAGIGTGFLGLAGHAGASLDHLNAVNGMAVHLVSVTVWAGGLLAIGLISPMLDVPQLATTIRRFSPWALAAVVGLAFSGVLSAAIRMSSLDELVTTGYGRIVAFKAVALVALAVLGFLQRRRLGDRIRFRHLALTEGAVMALVIGASIALGRSAPPVPQEVPAVGDLRVLSLVGYLPPQEPFSLPALFTQVEPDWVALLLAVVMAGFYVAGVVRLRRRGDAWPMLRTVLFLLGCVAFAWVMSGGAAAYGRFRFDAHMVQHMAMMMIVPPLWVAGGVVTLLSRAQAPRTDGSRGIREWVLAALHSGYARTVSSPPLAGLFFAGSLVVFYFTPLFEMAMYHHLGHVLMTVHFLLSGYLFAWVLIGIDPSTRPINPVMKLVTLLVTLAFHAFFGVAVVSATWLIAEGWYLDLGMFTVEELELIQVRGGSIMWAVSEIPTVLYALVVAVQWMRSDDRRAAQWDRKADRDGDAELAAYNAYLSSMRGQAPAQQGPDEHSSEAGSAPGENSPR; encoded by the coding sequence ATGAGCACCCGTCGCCCTGCCCTGATCACCGTCCCCGCGCTGCTGGTCCTCAGCATCACGGCGGCGCTGCTGGGCCTGCTGGCCACCGGCGCCCTGGCCCCGCAGGCCCTGGTGCCCGCCTCGCCCCTGGTCACCTGGGGACTCCCGATCGTGCGGGCCCTGCACCACCTGGGGCTGCTGCTCGCCGTCGGCGGGGGAGGCACCGCCGTGCTGCTGCTGCCTGGTCCTGGCCGACGTGAGGTGACGAGCCTTGCCGGGCCCCGGGGGCGAACCGTGCGGATCGCCGCGGCGGGGGCAGCGCTGTGGGCCGCCGCCTCCCTGGCCCTCGTACCGCTCGGCGGTCTCGAGGCCACCGGCGCCGGGTCCGAGCTGGACCCGTGGACAGTGGCCCTGTCCACCGATCTGGGCCGACTGCAGCTGACCATCGCGGTGATCGCCGCGATCAGTGCTCTCTTCTCAGCGATCGCTCGCTCCACCGTGCTGGCCGCCTGGGGGCTCGCCTTCGCCGGCATCGGCACGGGCTTCCTGGGGCTTGCCGGCCACGCCGGGGCCAGCCTGGACCACCTCAACGCCGTCAACGGCATGGCCGTGCACCTGGTCTCCGTCACTGTGTGGGCCGGCGGACTGCTGGCGATCGGCCTGATCAGCCCGATGCTGGATGTGCCGCAGCTGGCCACGACCATCCGCCGCTTCTCACCTTGGGCCCTTGCCGCGGTGGTGGGCCTGGCCTTCAGCGGTGTGCTGAGTGCCGCGATCCGCATGTCGTCCCTCGACGAGCTGGTCACCACCGGCTACGGGCGGATCGTCGCGTTCAAGGCCGTGGCGCTGGTGGCGCTTGCAGTCCTGGGCTTCCTGCAGCGCCGACGGCTGGGGGACCGGATCCGGTTCAGGCACCTCGCCCTCACCGAGGGGGCGGTGATGGCGCTGGTGATCGGCGCGTCGATCGCACTGGGGCGAAGCGCCCCTCCGGTCCCGCAGGAGGTCCCCGCGGTCGGTGACCTGCGGGTGCTGTCGCTGGTGGGGTACCTGCCTCCCCAGGAGCCGTTCTCGCTGCCGGCCCTGTTCACCCAGGTCGAGCCGGACTGGGTGGCGCTGCTGCTGGCCGTGGTGATGGCCGGCTTCTACGTGGCCGGGGTGGTGCGGCTGCGCCGACGCGGTGACGCGTGGCCGATGCTCCGCACGGTCCTGTTCCTGCTGGGCTGCGTGGCCTTCGCCTGGGTGATGAGCGGGGGAGCCGCTGCCTACGGACGCTTCCGCTTCGATGCGCACATGGTCCAGCACATGGCGATGATGATGATCGTGCCGCCGCTGTGGGTGGCCGGTGGCGTGGTCACGCTCCTGTCGCGGGCACAGGCCCCGCGCACCGATGGATCCCGGGGGATCCGTGAGTGGGTGCTGGCCGCCCTGCACTCCGGGTATGCGCGCACCGTGTCGTCCCCGCCCCTGGCCGGGCTGTTCTTCGCCGGGTCGCTGGTGGTCTTCTACTTCACGCCGCTGTTCGAGATGGCGATGTACCACCACCTCGGCCACGTGCTGATGACGGTGCACTTCCTGCTCTCGGGCTACCTGTTCGCCTGGGTGCTGATCGGCATCGACCCCTCCACCAGGCCCATCAACCCGGTGATGAAGCTGGTGACGCTGCTGGTGACCCTGGCATTCCACGCGTTCTTCGGGGTGGCGGTGGTCTCGGCGACCTGGCTGATCGCCGAGGGCTGGTACCTGGACCTGGGGATGTTCACCGTCGAGGAGCTGGAGCTGATCCAGGTTCGTGGCGGTTCGATCATGTGGGCCGTGTCCGAGATCCCCACCGTGCTGTACGCACTGGTGGTCGCGGTGCAGTGGATGCGCTCGGACGATCGCCGCGCGGCCCAGTGGGACCGCAAGGCCGATCGTGATGGCGACGCCGAGCTCGCCGCCTACAACGCGTACCTGTCATCCATGCGGGGTCAGGCCCCGGCGCAGCAGGGGCCGGACGAGCACAGCTCGGAAGCCGGGTCAGCACCGGGCGAGAACTCCCCGCGCTGA
- a CDS encoding TrmH family RNA methyltransferase: MTNERPDQSPITSPRSERVRRIAALAGRSARRKQERFRVEGPQAVRSLLGEQPGGALDLYLTGRADAEHPELASLATDARVTVHRVDDAVLRAMVREGEGSLVTPQGAIAVARLPQEDPAAARSAIAALHGEGPLAVAVLHEVRDPGNVGTLIRTADAAGADLVILTRTSADPYSPKAVRASVGSLFHLPVVTGAEIDDVLASLAQAGITAAATSGYAELDLFQAELPARIGWLLGNEAHGLDQATLDAAPLAVRIPLAGRAESLNVHTAATVCLFETLRRRGRG; the protein is encoded by the coding sequence GTGACGAACGAGCGCCCGGACCAGTCCCCGATCACCTCGCCCCGCTCCGAGCGGGTGCGCCGGATCGCGGCACTGGCCGGGCGCTCGGCGCGTCGCAAGCAGGAACGCTTCCGGGTGGAGGGCCCCCAGGCCGTCCGCTCCCTGCTGGGCGAGCAGCCCGGTGGCGCCCTGGACCTCTACCTCACCGGGCGCGCGGATGCCGAGCACCCCGAGCTCGCCTCCCTGGCCACCGATGCACGGGTCACCGTGCACCGGGTCGACGACGCCGTACTGCGGGCCATGGTGCGCGAGGGCGAGGGATCCCTGGTCACCCCGCAGGGAGCGATCGCCGTGGCCAGGCTTCCCCAGGAGGATCCTGCTGCGGCGCGAAGCGCCATCGCAGCGCTTCATGGCGAAGGTCCTCTCGCCGTGGCCGTCCTGCACGAGGTCCGCGACCCCGGCAACGTGGGCACCCTGATCCGCACCGCCGATGCTGCCGGTGCCGATCTGGTGATACTCACCCGCACCAGCGCGGACCCGTACTCCCCGAAGGCCGTGCGCGCTTCCGTGGGCAGCCTCTTCCATCTGCCCGTGGTCACCGGAGCCGAGATCGACGACGTGCTCGCCTCCCTCGCCCAGGCAGGCATCACCGCGGCCGCCACCAGCGGGTACGCCGAGCTCGACCTGTTCCAGGCCGAGCTGCCGGCGCGCATCGGCTGGTTGCTGGGCAATGAGGCCCACGGTCTGGACCAGGCCACGCTGGACGCCGCACCGCTGGCCGTGCGGATCCCCCTGGCAGGCCGTGCCGAGTCCCTCAACGTCCACACCGCTGCCACTGTGTGCCTGTTCGAGACCCTGCGCCGACGAGGCCGGGGATGA
- the rplT gene encoding 50S ribosomal protein L20, which translates to MARVKRAVNAQKKRREILEQASGYRGQRSRLYRKAKEQVLHSATYNYRDRKVRKSDFRRLWIQRINAAARANGMTYNRFIQGLGLAGVEVDRRMLAELAVNDAPAFAALVEVAKGALPKDVNAPAA; encoded by the coding sequence GTGGCACGCGTGAAGCGGGCGGTCAACGCCCAGAAGAAGCGTCGGGAGATCCTCGAGCAGGCCAGCGGTTACCGCGGCCAGCGCTCCCGTCTGTACCGCAAGGCCAAGGAGCAGGTGCTCCACTCGGCGACCTACAACTACCGTGACCGCAAGGTCCGCAAGAGCGACTTCCGTCGCCTCTGGATCCAGCGCATCAACGCTGCGGCCCGCGCCAACGGCATGACCTACAACCGCTTCATCCAGGGCCTCGGCCTCGCGGGTGTCGAGGTGGACCGTCGCATGCTGGCCGAGCTGGCCGTCAACGACGCCCCGGCCTTCGCGGCCCTGGTCGAGGTCGCCAAGGGCGCCCTGCCCAAGGACGTCAACGCCCCCGCGGCCTGA
- the rpmI gene encoding 50S ribosomal protein L35, translating to MPKNKTHSGTKKRVRVTGSGKLMREKANARHLLEHKSSTRKRRLGSDTEVSKSDTKRIKKLLGR from the coding sequence ATGCCGAAGAACAAGACCCACTCGGGCACCAAGAAGCGCGTCCGCGTGACCGGCTCGGGCAAGCTGATGCGGGAGAAGGCGAACGCTCGCCACCTCCTGGAGCACAAGTCCTCCACCCGCAAGCGCCGTCTGGGCAGCGACACCGAGGTGTCCAAGTCCGACACCAAGCGCATCAAGAAGCTGCTGGGCCGCTGA
- the infC gene encoding translation initiation factor IF-3 has product MPKVLLVGPAGEQVGIVRVEDALRLANEANLDLVEVAPGANPPVARLMDYGKYKYEANLKAREARKNQANTVQKEIRMGLKIDKHDYETKRRNVEKFLAGGDKVKVIIRFRGREQSRPEMGVKLLGRMAEDVSEYGFVESHPRQDGRNMVMVFGPHKKKAQAMAEARKRRTDAEKADKRGDDTAPTTPDGTENDAVTGADSES; this is encoded by the coding sequence GTGCCCAAGGTCCTTCTGGTCGGCCCCGCCGGCGAGCAGGTCGGCATCGTCCGGGTGGAGGACGCCCTCCGGCTGGCGAACGAAGCGAACCTCGACCTGGTCGAGGTCGCACCGGGGGCCAACCCGCCGGTCGCACGCCTCATGGATTACGGCAAGTACAAGTACGAAGCCAATCTGAAGGCCCGCGAGGCGCGCAAGAATCAGGCCAACACCGTCCAGAAGGAAATCCGGATGGGCCTGAAGATCGACAAGCATGATTACGAGACCAAGCGCCGCAACGTCGAGAAGTTCCTCGCCGGCGGTGACAAGGTCAAGGTGATCATCCGGTTCCGCGGCCGTGAGCAGTCCCGCCCCGAGATGGGCGTGAAGCTCCTGGGCCGCATGGCTGAGGACGTCTCCGAGTACGGCTTCGTCGAGTCGCATCCGCGACAGGACGGCCGCAACATGGTGATGGTCTTCGGTCCGCACAAGAAGAAGGCCCAGGCGATGGCGGAGGCGCGCAAGCGTCGTACCGACGCTGAGAAGGCCGACAAGCGCGGCGACGACACCGCGCCCACCACGCCCGACGGGACCGAGAACGACGCCGTCACCGGCGCCGATTCCGAGTCCTGA
- a CDS encoding DUF4352 domain-containing protein, whose translation MATDHEGPGPHEPAGPEGPDRPDSPVEDSPPAEVTGLHPSTGVPTGTAPRAVLRPVPEGFPTPPPRPARPNRRPALPAPEPPPAPRRSGTVIAVAVGAALVLLLGIAGAVLAMRALTGGPPGGAAPAVTSAPQAPEASTETGATEDESAVEPDQNPSGALSSGTVLGDVTVSVVSTEVGVASVGDDTAVVEPRGQFVTVVLELTNDSDQALSLGDRGQVQLQTSDGALYYPDPDASAALDAPTAPDGEVPAGGTGRVHAVFDIPADAEPQTLHIDLTEYGGAGPVPWAG comes from the coding sequence GTGGCGACCGATCACGAGGGTCCCGGGCCCCACGAGCCCGCAGGGCCCGAGGGACCCGACAGGCCCGACAGCCCGGTCGAGGACTCGCCGCCGGCTGAGGTCACCGGCCTGCATCCTTCCACCGGTGTGCCCACCGGGACGGCACCGCGGGCGGTACTGCGCCCGGTGCCCGAGGGTTTCCCCACGCCGCCTCCACGGCCAGCGCGCCCGAACCGTCGGCCCGCGCTGCCCGCCCCCGAGCCGCCCCCGGCGCCGCGGCGCTCCGGCACGGTCATCGCCGTCGCGGTCGGCGCCGCGCTGGTGCTGCTCCTCGGGATCGCCGGCGCGGTGCTCGCGATGCGGGCTCTCACCGGTGGCCCACCGGGCGGGGCTGCCCCTGCGGTCACGAGCGCCCCACAGGCCCCGGAGGCCTCCACCGAGACCGGCGCAACGGAGGACGAGTCAGCGGTGGAGCCCGATCAGAACCCCTCCGGTGCTCTCTCCTCCGGGACCGTCCTCGGTGATGTCACGGTCAGCGTGGTCTCCACCGAAGTGGGCGTGGCTTCCGTCGGTGACGACACGGCGGTGGTGGAGCCTCGCGGGCAGTTCGTCACCGTGGTCCTGGAGCTCACCAATGACTCCGATCAGGCCTTGTCCCTGGGAGATCGGGGCCAGGTGCAGCTGCAGACCTCCGACGGCGCGCTGTACTACCCGGACCCCGATGCCTCGGCTGCGCTCGACGCCCCCACTGCCCCCGACGGCGAGGTCCCCGCCGGCGGTACAGGCCGGGTCCATGCAGTCTTCGACATCCCCGCCGATGCCGAACCGCAGACACTGCACATCGACCTTACCGAGTACGGGGGCGCCGGCCCGGTTCCCTGGGCCGGCTGA
- a CDS encoding DUF1844 domain-containing protein encodes MDESQKTPAAADATAGDQELRDIADVAAVEVITSSCVHLMSAAAVKVGLADDEETGGYQDLDEARKLITALAGLVTAAAPEIGSVHARSLRDGLRSLQLAFAEALPFPDPPGQAPGEKWTGRVS; translated from the coding sequence GTGGACGAGTCCCAGAAGACACCGGCCGCAGCCGATGCCACCGCCGGCGACCAGGAACTGCGGGACATCGCTGATGTCGCAGCGGTGGAGGTCATCACCAGTTCCTGCGTGCACCTGATGAGCGCCGCCGCCGTGAAGGTCGGGCTCGCGGACGACGAGGAGACAGGCGGCTACCAGGACCTCGACGAGGCCCGCAAGCTGATCACCGCTCTCGCCGGGCTGGTCACCGCCGCGGCCCCCGAGATCGGCAGCGTGCACGCACGGTCCCTCCGTGATGGCCTGCGCTCGCTCCAGCTGGCCTTCGCCGAAGCACTGCCGTTCCCTGATCCGCCCGGGCAGGCTCCCGGCGAGAAGTGGACCGGCCGGGTGTCCTGA